The following are from one region of the bacterium genome:
- a CDS encoding PAS domain S-box protein, giving the protein MDRSKLQKILDAVPDMYFILDGDGVLLDFKPSRTTQPLIPPEQFLEKPLAEVFSHEISEAAMEHVRRVLATGQESRMSYTLPVQGDKEHFEARFIHLDEGEVLVMVRDVTEHRRSDESLRALINASTDMAFLLDREGRIMAINDRAASDYGMKAEKMTGVLYWDLLDGETTAVRRQRFAGVLRTGEPTLALDISRDQVFEVNTNPLHGPDGRVAGVAYFIRDITAKVQADQELIESEARYRHVFEKNPVPMYIYDMDTLMILEVNKAMTVNYGYTRDEMTAMGIKDIRPPEDVKELLKNVSDRRPGQIWLGQRRHLRADGSVIDVETTSSDFPFRQTRARLVLCNDVTEKVRMRKELEQSEERFRVAFETSPDCIVIVDLEKRTIVDVNEEFVSNSGYEKEEVLGRNAMKVGVWADKSDRDRFYEAISGPGSVESFEGDFRTKDGTVKRGLLSARTIDLAGKAHLLIIVRDVTRLMEAREQLKSSLEEKEILLKEIHHRVKNNLQVISGLLDLQAHHITDPLGRAVYKESQNRVITMALIHEELYQSTDLAQVHFGDYIRNLCDNLMISYGVDRERIDLKVDTGKANMVVDTAIPCGLIINELVTNSLKHAFPGDRKGTISISFHTLPDELYELTVSDDGVGIPGDVDIQRTSTLGMRLVTVLVQQLGGTLEIGAGEGTSFTMVFSEYHEAGTVLY; this is encoded by the coding sequence ATGGATCGTTCCAAACTGCAGAAGATCCTGGACGCCGTCCCGGACATGTACTTTATCCTGGACGGTGACGGGGTCCTCCTCGATTTCAAGCCCTCCCGAACGACACAGCCTCTCATCCCTCCGGAACAGTTCCTCGAGAAACCCCTTGCGGAGGTGTTTTCCCATGAAATTTCCGAAGCAGCCATGGAACACGTGAGGAGGGTCCTCGCAACCGGCCAGGAGAGCCGAATGTCCTACACCCTTCCCGTGCAGGGAGATAAGGAGCATTTCGAGGCCCGGTTCATCCATCTCGACGAGGGAGAGGTCCTGGTCATGGTGCGGGATGTCACCGAGCATCGCCGTTCCGACGAATCGCTGCGGGCCCTTATCAACGCTTCCACCGACATGGCATTCCTCCTGGACAGGGAGGGGCGGATCATGGCCATCAATGACCGGGCTGCCTCCGACTACGGCATGAAAGCCGAAAAAATGACAGGGGTCCTCTACTGGGATCTCCTCGATGGGGAGACGACAGCCGTGCGCAGGCAGAGGTTCGCAGGGGTTCTGCGAACCGGGGAGCCCACCCTGGCGCTGGACATCTCCCGGGACCAGGTCTTCGAGGTCAACACCAACCCCTTGCACGGACCCGATGGCCGGGTGGCCGGTGTCGCGTATTTCATCAGGGACATCACCGCGAAAGTCCAGGCAGACCAGGAACTTATCGAATCGGAGGCGAGGTACCGGCATGTCTTCGAGAAGAACCCTGTCCCCATGTACATCTACGACATGGACACCCTGATGATCCTCGAGGTCAACAAGGCCATGACTGTGAACTACGGGTACACCAGGGACGAGATGACGGCCATGGGCATCAAGGATATCCGTCCCCCGGAGGATGTGAAGGAACTTTTGAAAAACGTGTCCGATCGGCGCCCAGGCCAGATCTGGCTGGGCCAAAGGCGCCACCTGAGAGCGGACGGTTCTGTCATCGACGTGGAGACCACGAGCAGTGACTTTCCCTTCAGGCAGACGAGGGCGCGGCTGGTCCTGTGCAACGACGTGACCGAAAAGGTCCGAATGCGGAAGGAACTGGAACAGAGCGAGGAGCGGTTTCGGGTTGCCTTCGAGACCAGCCCCGACTGCATCGTCATCGTGGATCTTGAAAAGAGGACCATTGTGGACGTCAACGAGGAGTTCGTCTCGAACAGCGGGTATGAGAAGGAAGAGGTGCTCGGACGAAACGCCATGAAGGTCGGGGTCTGGGCCGACAAGTCGGACAGGGATCGCTTCTACGAAGCCATTTCCGGACCCGGCAGCGTGGAGAGTTTCGAGGGCGATTTCCGAACGAAGGATGGAACGGTCAAGAGAGGACTGTTGTCGGCCCGTACTATTGACCTTGCCGGCAAAGCCCACCTTCTCATCATCGTCCGAGACGTCACACGCCTCATGGAGGCACGGGAACAGCTCAAGTCCTCCCTTGAAGAAAAAGAGATCCTGCTCAAGGAGATCCACCACCGGGTCAAGAACAACCTCCAGGTGATCTCCGGCCTTTTGGACCTCCAGGCCCATCACATCACCGATCCCCTGGGCCGGGCGGTTTACAAGGAAAGCCAGAACAGGGTCATCACCATGGCTCTCATCCACGAGGAACTTTACCAGAGCACCGACCTTGCCCAGGTTCATTTCGGCGATTACATCCGGAACCTGTGCGATAACCTCATGATCTCCTACGGGGTCGACCGCGAACGCATCGATCTGAAGGTCGATACAGGGAAGGCAAACATGGTGGTGGATACCGCCATCCCGTGCGGCCTCATCATCAACGAACTGGTGACAAACTCCCTCAAGCACGCTTTTCCCGGCGACAGGAAAGGAACCATCAGCATCTCTTTCCACACCCTCCCCGATGAGTTGTATGAGCTGACAGTCAGTGACGACGGGGTTGGTATTCCCGGGGATGTGGATATCCAACGTACGTCTACCCTGGGGATGCGGCTGGTCACCGTTCTGGTCCAGCAGCTGGGAGGAACCCTGGAGATCGGAGCCGGCGAAGGAACGAGCTTCACCATGGTCTTCAGCGAGTACCACGAGGCGGGGACGGTACTGTACTGA